A DNA window from Cobetia marina contains the following coding sequences:
- a CDS encoding LysE family translocator: MPLNLWLSLVALCAMGAMSPGPSLAMVLRHTLGGGRSAGVAAGISHALGVGLYAALTAWGLGALIVHYPGMFQAIMILGAAYLAWLGVKALRAGRGGALEAQAVTTSRSMAIRDGFMVALANPKLILFFVALLSQLITPEMSEMGKWLVVVTAMGIDGAWYVLVAMALSHSRVLPWLQARAVWINRLTGIVLLALALRVVWGV; the protein is encoded by the coding sequence ATGCCACTGAATCTGTGGTTGTCACTGGTTGCGCTGTGCGCCATGGGGGCGATGTCGCCCGGGCCGAGTCTGGCGATGGTGCTTCGCCACACGCTGGGAGGTGGCAGAAGTGCGGGAGTCGCCGCCGGTATCAGCCATGCATTGGGGGTCGGGTTGTATGCCGCGCTCACCGCCTGGGGACTTGGTGCCTTGATCGTTCATTATCCGGGCATGTTCCAGGCGATCATGATTCTGGGGGCGGCCTATCTGGCCTGGTTGGGCGTCAAGGCATTGCGGGCGGGCCGTGGCGGGGCGCTTGAGGCTCAGGCCGTCACCACATCCCGTTCCATGGCGATTCGCGATGGTTTCATGGTGGCGCTGGCCAATCCCAAGCTGATCCTGTTCTTCGTGGCGCTGCTCAGTCAGCTGATCACGCCGGAGATGAGCGAGATGGGCAAGTGGCTGGTGGTCGTGACGGCGATGGGCATCGACGGTGCCTGGTATGTGCTGGTGGCGATGGCACTGTCGCACTCGCGGGTGCTGCCTTGGCTTCAGGCGCGGGCGGTATGGATCAATCGCCTGACCGGTATCGTGTTGCTGGCGTTGGCGCTGCGGGTCGTATGGGGTGTCTGA
- a CDS encoding copper chaperone PCu(A)C — protein MTRLSRASLMLAIAMSGILWMRTDASAATPPVATDPMLENPVLENPVLEDAFALPTPPGATTAALYITLSLPRGKVTLTGASSPVAQSIELHEMQMHEGRMHMRQLGHLPLSPKSPLKMRPGGGPHLMLTGLTQPISSGDEIPVTLHFQARPDQQIRVPVKDYSDIFTP, from the coding sequence GTGACACGACTCTCACGCGCGAGCCTGATGCTGGCAATCGCCATGAGCGGCATCCTGTGGATGCGCACCGATGCAAGCGCCGCGACGCCCCCCGTGGCGACAGACCCCATGCTGGAAAATCCCGTGCTGGAAAATCCCGTACTGGAAGATGCCTTCGCACTACCCACGCCTCCGGGCGCGACGACCGCTGCACTCTATATCACGCTCTCGCTCCCCCGAGGCAAGGTCACGCTGACAGGCGCCAGCTCTCCCGTGGCGCAGAGCATCGAGCTGCACGAGATGCAGATGCACGAAGGCCGGATGCACATGCGCCAGCTGGGGCACCTGCCCCTCTCCCCCAAGTCCCCACTGAAGATGCGGCCGGGAGGTGGGCCCCATCTGATGCTGACTGGGCTGACTCAGCCCATCTCGTCAGGCGATGAAATTCCCGTGACCCTGCACTTTCAGGCACGTCCGGATCAGCAGATCAGGGTTCCCGTGAAGGATTACTCCGACATCTTCACTCCGTGA
- a CDS encoding acyl-CoA dehydrogenase family protein encodes MPDSLPASSTEHSREEERPAPWRDEVLNQSAPPLRHAFVDDLPLREALRCHAPGLSADLLTRLADLGAQVGTLETRAMGFAVNAHPPVLHTHDPQGRRRDDVEYHPDYHRLMRIALEGGWHSVAWEAEGCGGHQAHVAALYLLTQAEPGFCCPITMTHAAWPALRQDESLAAFWGPRLRARSHDPRTCAPRDKHCATFGMAMTERQGGSDVRSNLTQAHAEGEGYRLNGHKWFMSAPMSDAFLTLAQLEEGLTCFVVPRRREDGSHNGLQLQRLKDKCGNRANASSEVRLVDARGQRLGEPGRGITTILEMVHQTRLDAATAPVALMRQALVEALHHCQQRHAFGKPLASQPLMQQVLADIALEVEAGIALCLRIARQFDDATREPDARPLARLAPAIAKYWHNRRAPALLAEAMECLGGNGYIEEHLTARLYREAPVNAIWEGSGNVLCLDVLRTLARHPDAGEALLSELRDARGQSPRYDAALATFERGNLLHHAEEARARQLVQSLAVLWQAALLIRHAPADVAEAFCATRLAGTDIPGATGVHGLPPGMSPRHLLARVLP; translated from the coding sequence ATGCCCGACTCGCTGCCTGCGTCCTCGACTGAGCACTCTCGTGAAGAGGAGCGGCCTGCTCCATGGCGCGATGAGGTGCTCAATCAATCGGCACCACCGCTGCGCCATGCCTTCGTCGATGACCTCCCCTTGCGTGAGGCGCTGCGCTGTCACGCGCCTGGGCTCTCGGCGGACCTGCTCACTCGCCTGGCCGACCTCGGGGCGCAGGTGGGCACGCTCGAGACCCGCGCGATGGGGTTTGCCGTCAATGCGCATCCGCCGGTCCTCCACACCCATGACCCACAAGGGCGGCGGCGGGATGACGTCGAGTATCACCCCGACTATCACCGGCTGATGCGCATCGCCCTGGAAGGTGGCTGGCACAGTGTCGCCTGGGAGGCGGAAGGCTGCGGAGGACATCAGGCCCATGTCGCCGCCCTTTACCTGCTCACCCAGGCCGAACCCGGTTTCTGCTGCCCGATCACCATGACCCATGCCGCCTGGCCCGCGCTGCGTCAGGATGAATCTCTGGCCGCCTTCTGGGGCCCTCGCCTGCGGGCCCGCAGCCACGACCCGAGAACCTGTGCCCCTCGCGACAAGCACTGCGCGACCTTCGGCATGGCCATGACGGAACGTCAGGGCGGCAGCGACGTCCGTAGCAACCTGACACAGGCACACGCTGAGGGTGAAGGCTATCGCCTCAACGGTCACAAGTGGTTCATGAGTGCCCCGATGTCAGATGCCTTTCTGACTCTGGCGCAGCTCGAGGAAGGGCTGACCTGCTTCGTGGTACCGAGGCGACGGGAGGATGGCAGCCACAATGGCCTGCAACTGCAACGCCTCAAGGACAAGTGCGGCAATCGCGCCAACGCCTCAAGCGAAGTCCGGCTGGTCGATGCGCGCGGGCAGCGCCTTGGTGAGCCGGGACGTGGCATCACCACCATTCTCGAGATGGTCCACCAGACCCGACTGGATGCTGCCACCGCGCCGGTGGCACTGATGCGCCAGGCACTGGTCGAGGCACTGCACCACTGTCAGCAACGTCATGCCTTCGGCAAGCCGCTGGCCAGCCAACCTTTGATGCAGCAGGTGCTGGCAGACATCGCACTGGAAGTCGAAGCCGGCATCGCACTGTGTCTGCGCATTGCGCGACAGTTCGATGACGCCACACGGGAACCGGATGCGCGCCCCCTGGCCCGCCTTGCACCGGCGATCGCCAAGTACTGGCACAATCGTCGTGCACCGGCACTGCTGGCAGAGGCCATGGAATGCCTGGGCGGCAATGGCTACATAGAGGAACACCTGACAGCGCGCCTGTATCGCGAAGCCCCTGTCAACGCCATCTGGGAAGGTTCTGGAAACGTGCTGTGTCTGGATGTCCTGCGCACTCTGGCCCGTCACCCCGACGCAGGCGAGGCGCTGCTCAGCGAGCTCAGGGACGCCCGGGGGCAGAGTCCTCGCTATGACGCCGCACTGGCCACCTTCGAACGCGGCAACCTCCTTCATCACGCCGAGGAAGCCCGAGCCCGGCAACTGGTCCAGTCACTGGCCGTGCTATGGCAGGCTGCCCTGCTGATTCGCCATGCCCCTGCCGACGTGGCCGAGGCCTTCTGCGCCACACGACTGGCAGGCACCGACATCCCCGGCGCCACTGGCGTACATGGGCTGCCGCCGGGCATGTCACCGCGCCATCTGTTGGCACGGGTACTGCCATGA
- a CDS encoding NUDIX hydrolase, with product MIQDEIIQLVDARNRPCGTAPRRQMRRYRYWHRATYAFVLNASGELCIQKRTMSKEVFPGYFDLASGGVVGAGEAVHVAARRELEEEIGARGVALRHCFDFCYRDATNHVYGSAYLARYDGPLTLQAEEVADAFWVTPQQALELHPSTPDSRTALERLIREGFLASAMEE from the coding sequence GTGATCCAGGACGAAATCATTCAATTGGTTGATGCACGCAATCGCCCATGCGGTACGGCTCCTCGTCGCCAGATGCGGCGTTATCGCTACTGGCATCGAGCGACCTATGCCTTCGTGCTCAATGCCAGTGGAGAGCTGTGCATCCAGAAACGCACCATGAGCAAGGAAGTCTTTCCAGGGTATTTCGACCTCGCCAGCGGAGGGGTGGTCGGCGCGGGCGAAGCGGTCCACGTGGCCGCACGACGCGAGCTGGAGGAGGAGATCGGTGCCCGGGGCGTCGCGCTCAGACATTGCTTCGATTTCTGCTATCGCGATGCCACCAATCATGTCTATGGCAGCGCCTATCTCGCACGTTATGACGGTCCCTTGACGCTTCAGGCCGAGGAGGTGGCTGACGCCTTCTGGGTGACACCGCAACAGGCGCTGGAATTGCATCCTTCAACGCCGGACAGCCGTACGGCGCTTGAGCGCCTCATTCGTGAGGGCTTTCTCGCCTCTGCCATGGAAGAGTAG
- a CDS encoding AAA family ATPase, producing MNAKVSPQQLEEVEVALSSVLAGKPHQIRLALCCLLCQGHVLIEDLPGLGKTTLAQGLARLIGTDMQRVQFTSDLLPADILGVSVFDPRESAFHFHPGPVFHSLVLADEINRATPKTQSALLEAMEERQVTVEGETRRLPEPFFVIATQNPLQQSGTFPLPESQLDRFLMRLSLGYPEPAAEREILRGNAGRQHIEALRPLLPLEVLREWQASVTRVRLSEPLLDYLQALVAATRSSPEVPYGLSTRGVLALANASRGWALLAGRDYVLPEDVQAVWAPVVGHRLSEGSVAEGDAVARHLLGQVAVVPA from the coding sequence ATGAATGCCAAGGTATCGCCCCAACAGCTGGAAGAGGTGGAGGTTGCACTGTCGAGCGTGCTGGCGGGCAAGCCGCATCAGATCCGGCTCGCTCTGTGCTGCCTGCTGTGTCAGGGCCACGTGCTGATCGAGGATCTGCCCGGGCTTGGCAAGACGACGCTGGCCCAGGGGCTGGCGCGTCTGATCGGCACCGACATGCAGCGCGTCCAGTTCACCAGTGATCTGCTGCCCGCCGACATTCTCGGCGTGTCGGTCTTCGACCCTCGTGAGAGCGCCTTCCATTTCCATCCGGGCCCCGTCTTTCACTCGCTGGTGCTGGCGGATGAGATCAATCGTGCCACGCCCAAGACCCAGAGTGCGCTGCTGGAGGCCATGGAAGAGCGACAGGTGACCGTGGAGGGCGAGACGCGTCGTCTGCCGGAGCCTTTCTTCGTCATCGCCACTCAGAACCCGCTTCAGCAATCCGGTACCTTCCCGTTGCCTGAGTCCCAGCTGGATCGCTTTCTGATGCGTCTTTCGTTGGGATATCCAGAGCCTGCGGCTGAGCGAGAGATACTGAGAGGCAATGCCGGTCGCCAGCACATCGAGGCGCTGCGTCCCCTGTTGCCGCTCGAGGTACTGCGTGAGTGGCAGGCATCCGTGACGCGCGTGCGCCTCTCTGAACCGCTGCTGGATTACCTGCAGGCACTGGTCGCTGCCACACGGTCGTCGCCGGAAGTGCCTTACGGCCTGTCGACGCGAGGCGTGCTGGCATTGGCCAACGCCTCGCGTGGCTGGGCGTTGCTCGCGGGGCGTGACTACGTGCTGCCGGAGGATGTCCAGGCCGTCTGGGCGCCGGTGGTCGGCCATCGACTGAGCGAGGGCAGTGTCGCGGAGGGAGATGCCGTGGCTCGCCATCTGCTGGGGCAGGTGGCGGTGGTGCCTGCATGA
- a CDS encoding DUF58 domain-containing protein translates to MLRRMSIAGGEALHHARLMILPTPFGLFWAVLVCMLLLLGINYENSLAHALAFWLFSLAVISIFRSWRNLAGVRVQLIADGEAYAGGELRLLVRLSGRARARAIDVRLGNSRQRLEIHAGEGSAPMGLPVALRGQFTLPPLTLESRWPLGLVRLWSWVAIEMPVMIHPCPQMPAAPQGSRNTLEQVEQGDFAGLRRYVAGDPPAHVAWKHWGRSGELVTKRFETPARPSLWLDYEACHGDMEQRLGELTARVLAAEKSQATYGLRLPGQTLAIASGGAHRRRVLEALALFGGETVLPWEVQQQAVAPRELAGRAKT, encoded by the coding sequence ATGTTGCGCAGGATGTCCATCGCCGGCGGTGAGGCGCTCCATCATGCCCGTCTGATGATCCTGCCCACGCCCTTCGGCCTGTTCTGGGCGGTGCTGGTGTGCATGCTGCTGCTGCTGGGGATCAACTACGAGAATTCCCTCGCGCATGCGCTCGCATTCTGGTTGTTCTCGCTGGCGGTGATCAGCATCTTTCGAAGCTGGCGCAATCTTGCCGGTGTGCGCGTCCAGTTGATCGCGGATGGCGAGGCCTACGCAGGCGGTGAGTTGCGCCTGCTGGTCCGGCTGAGCGGGCGGGCGCGGGCGCGCGCCATCGATGTGCGTCTCGGGAATAGTCGTCAGCGTCTCGAGATTCATGCCGGAGAGGGCAGTGCGCCTATGGGGCTGCCGGTCGCTCTTCGTGGGCAGTTCACCTTGCCGCCATTGACGCTGGAGTCTCGCTGGCCGCTGGGGCTGGTGCGTCTGTGGTCCTGGGTCGCGATCGAGATGCCGGTGATGATCCACCCCTGTCCGCAGATGCCGGCCGCACCGCAGGGCAGTCGCAATACGCTGGAACAGGTCGAGCAGGGCGACTTCGCCGGCCTGCGTCGCTATGTGGCCGGTGATCCACCGGCGCATGTGGCCTGGAAGCACTGGGGGCGCAGCGGTGAGCTGGTCACCAAGCGTTTCGAGACGCCGGCACGCCCCTCCTTGTGGCTGGACTACGAGGCGTGCCATGGCGACATGGAACAGCGTCTCGGCGAATTGACGGCACGCGTGCTGGCGGCGGAGAAGTCACAGGCGACCTATGGGCTGCGCCTGCCGGGCCAGACGCTGGCCATCGCCAGTGGTGGGGCGCATCGGCGACGCGTACTGGAAGCGCTGGCCTTGTTTGGAGGAGAGACGGTGCTGCCCTGGGAGGTTCAGCAGCAGGCCGTGGCGCCTCGAGAGCTGGCCGGGAGGGCAAAGACATGA
- a CDS encoding transglutaminase TgpA family protein, protein MTRAHGNVSRRWWQRKPLTPDQALGWLELRHLFIGQCLVLALHLLWMPIWLALPALLAALWRFQQLRARVPRAGILLRLAAVCLVAAGLFLEYGQMLRLEAMIGLLVGIYLLKLLETDSLRDGRVVCGLGFVVLASAFLHDQGPVMAAAAILAAGWLIGGLVLIAGARRSGEALRETCWLMGLSLPLMLGLFVLFPRLPPLWNVPQLEEATTGLTDSVSPGDIAALGRSDELAFRARFDGALPAASERYWRVYTLSLFDGVRWSRASPDRLQSALGGPASRYAVRGRGVDGGSPRHRYELLLEPDPRPWRPSLGAPLSSDQEARYLVDGTLEGMSSLNTRALLKLSSSGQPPLAAPQWMQRLDLLLPEDGNLRARAFARDLMHQAGGDPQGFLRLLFQHFHRQPYHYTLTPPRLEGMNRVDDFLFDSLQGYCTHYASTTVFLARAAGIPARMVAGYLGGEAQGGAASGERELSIRQYDAHAWVEVFHGGRWHRFDPTAAVAPERIAQGALSLQGQPGFMADAGLRAFTLNNSMLRDLRRQWERFEYRWQRSVVGFRLEQQRSLWQRMFGEFRWEWLVWGVLGLLACVVLVGAVLVLWSGREVTTHAGVRAYRRLAKRLERSGLGPGPGEAPGSHLRRVARLQPENVKELLQLSEVVEQWIYNDDAQEGASHAGGSSSRSMRRQWSALCRKLS, encoded by the coding sequence ATGACGCGAGCACATGGCAATGTCTCTCGCCGCTGGTGGCAACGCAAACCTCTGACGCCTGATCAGGCGCTTGGCTGGCTTGAACTGCGCCACCTGTTCATTGGCCAGTGTCTCGTGCTGGCGCTGCATCTGTTGTGGATGCCGATCTGGCTTGCACTCCCTGCGCTGCTGGCGGCGCTATGGCGGTTTCAGCAATTGCGCGCCCGCGTGCCGCGTGCCGGCATTCTGCTGCGGCTGGCGGCGGTATGTCTGGTGGCAGCAGGGCTGTTTCTGGAATACGGGCAGATGTTGCGCCTGGAGGCGATGATCGGCCTGCTGGTGGGAATCTATCTGCTCAAGCTGCTGGAAACTGACAGCCTGCGTGATGGTCGCGTGGTCTGTGGGCTGGGGTTTGTCGTGCTGGCCTCCGCCTTCCTGCATGATCAGGGGCCGGTGATGGCAGCTGCGGCGATTCTGGCCGCTGGCTGGCTGATCGGTGGTCTGGTCCTGATCGCCGGAGCGCGCCGCAGTGGTGAGGCACTGCGTGAGACTTGCTGGTTGATGGGCTTGTCATTGCCGCTGATGCTGGGATTGTTCGTGCTGTTTCCCCGTCTGCCGCCACTCTGGAACGTTCCTCAGCTGGAAGAGGCCACGACCGGTCTGACGGATAGCGTATCGCCCGGTGATATCGCAGCGCTGGGGCGCAGTGACGAGCTGGCTTTCCGAGCCCGTTTCGACGGTGCCTTGCCGGCAGCTTCAGAGCGCTACTGGCGTGTCTATACCTTGAGTCTGTTTGATGGCGTGCGCTGGTCACGTGCCTCCCCTGATAGGCTGCAGAGTGCGTTGGGTGGGCCGGCGTCGCGCTATGCCGTGCGTGGCAGGGGCGTGGACGGCGGCAGCCCCCGGCACCGTTATGAGCTGTTGCTGGAGCCGGACCCGCGCCCTTGGCGGCCAAGCCTCGGCGCTCCGTTGTCGAGTGATCAGGAGGCGCGTTATCTGGTGGACGGCACTCTGGAAGGGATGTCGTCACTCAACACCCGTGCATTGCTGAAATTGAGTTCCTCCGGTCAGCCTCCCTTGGCGGCACCACAATGGATGCAGCGTCTGGATCTGCTGTTGCCTGAGGATGGCAACCTCCGTGCTCGCGCATTCGCTCGTGATCTGATGCATCAGGCGGGTGGAGACCCCCAAGGCTTCCTTCGCCTCCTGTTCCAGCATTTCCATCGTCAGCCTTACCACTACACCCTCACGCCCCCGCGTCTTGAGGGCATGAATCGTGTGGACGATTTCCTGTTTGATAGCCTGCAGGGGTATTGCACGCATTACGCATCGACTACCGTCTTTCTGGCGCGGGCAGCAGGAATCCCGGCGCGCATGGTGGCGGGCTATCTCGGTGGAGAGGCGCAGGGTGGCGCCGCGAGCGGTGAGCGTGAGTTGAGCATTCGGCAGTACGATGCCCATGCCTGGGTCGAGGTGTTCCATGGGGGGCGCTGGCACCGGTTCGACCCGACGGCGGCGGTGGCTCCCGAGCGTATTGCCCAGGGGGCGCTCAGTCTGCAAGGTCAGCCGGGTTTCATGGCAGATGCCGGTCTGCGCGCCTTCACGCTGAATAATTCCATGCTTCGTGATCTGAGGCGTCAGTGGGAGCGTTTCGAGTACCGCTGGCAGCGAAGTGTCGTGGGGTTCCGCCTGGAACAGCAGCGTAGTCTGTGGCAGCGGATGTTCGGCGAGTTTCGCTGGGAGTGGCTGGTCTGGGGGGTACTCGGATTGCTGGCCTGTGTGGTACTGGTAGGGGCGGTGCTGGTGCTCTGGTCTGGTCGTGAGGTAACGACACATGCCGGTGTCAGAGCCTACCGTCGGCTGGCGAAGCGTCTGGAGCGCTCCGGGCTTGGCCCTGGCCCGGGTGAGGCGCCCGGCAGTCACCTGCGGCGTGTCGCACGGCTGCAGCCGGAAAATGTTAAAGAATTGTTACAGCTGTCGGAAGTCGTTGAACAATGGATTTACAATGATGACGCGCAAGAGGGCGCTTCTCATGCCGGCGGCTCGTCTTCTCGTAGCATGCGTCGCCAGTGGTCAGCGTTATGCCGTAAGTTGTCATAG